The genomic window TGTTCTCGCAATAGATTGGCAAACTCAACAATCAGGATCGAGTTCTTGCTCGCCAAACCAATCAGCATCACTAGCCCAATTTGACAGTAGACATCGTTGGGTAGTCCTCGTATTGACTGAGCAATCAGAGCGCCCAGAACGGCTAAAGGCACCGACAGCATGATGATGGTGGGATCGACAAAGCTCTCGTATTGAGCCGCTAGCACCAAAAAGACTAAAAACAGACCCAGGCCAAAGATGATTGCAGCCTGCCCTCCAGACTCAATCTCTTCTAATGAAGTGCCCGACCACTCGTACCCTAATCCAGGAGGGAGGGTTTGGTCAGCCACCGTTTCCATCGCCTTGATCACCTGACCGGAACTTGCGCCCGGGGCAGGTATCCCGTTGATTTCAATGGAGCGGTTGAGATTGTAGTGATTAATGGTTTGAGCACCGGTTTGAGTCGTTGTTGTGACAAGGTTACTCAGAGGAATAATCTGATCGTCATTGGAGCGCACGTAGAGGTTATTGATGTCTTCTGGATTAGACCGGAACTGCTCGTCTGCCTGCACATAAACGCGATAGGTGCGGCGTCCAAGGGTGAAATTATTGACAAACTGAGAGCCGAGATAGGTCTGGAGGGTATTGAAAATATCGTCAATATCGACCTGAAGAGACTTCGCTTGATCACGGTTAATGTCCACTTCAATTTGAGGCGTGTTGGCAGCATAGGTGCTGAAAGCTGCTGCGATCTCGGGTCGCTGATTAGCGGCCCCTAATAACGCCCCCATATTTTCGACGAGCTGACTGATTTCAAGATTGCCTCGGCGATCTTGAAGTTGAAACTGAAAACCGCCAAAGCTGCCTAAACCTTGAATCGAGGGCGGATTGAGCGGCAAGATATTGGCCTCAGAGATTTGAGATAGCTCACCCTGCACACGCCCAATAATAGCCAGGGCTGATTTCTCAGGATCTTTGCGCTCAGACCAAGGTTTGAGGGTTGTAAAAATGATGCCACTATTCGCTGTACTGCCACTAAACCCAAACCCGCCGACGGCAAAGGTAGCCCGCACTTCGGGAATCGGCAGCAGTTTCTCTTCGATCTGCCGCATCACATCGCTGGTGTAGTTGAGCGACACGCCTTCAGGACCACGAACAAGCGTAATGAAATAGCCTTGATCTTCGTCTGGTAAGAAAGCCGAAGGAACGGTCTGATAGAGCCACGCCGTCAAAGCGAGCAGCGCTGCAAAGATAGCGAGGACAAGGTACTTGAACCGATTCATCCACTGGAGCGATCGCCCGTAGACCCGCCTCATGCTGTCTAGGAATCGATTAAATTGCCGAAAGCCCCATCTCAGCCATCCCAGCCAGTCAGGAAGGGTTGCATTTCGTCGCAGCAGTAGCCCTGACAGGGTTGGCGTCAACGTCAGAGCGTTGAAGGTGGAGACTGCAATAGCAAAGGCAATCGTGAGTGCAAACTGGCGATATAGCGCCCCCGTCGTCCCAGGGAAAAACGCCACCGGAATAAACACTGCCATCAACACTAGCGAGGTGGCAATCACCGCGCCCGTTAACTCTTTCATTGCTTCCAGCGCGGCCAGCTTTGGATCCATACCTCGATTCTGGATGCGATCGGAGATATCTTCGACAATAACAATGGCATCATCCACTACCATTCCGGTGGCGAGTGTGAGACCAAACAACGTCAGGCTATTAATCGAAAAGCCAAAGATTTTAATGAACGCAAAGGTGCCAATCAGCGAAATGGGAATCGTGATGGCAGGAATAATAGTGGTGCGCCAGTCCTGCAAAAAGACAAAGATTACTAAGACCACCAAGCCCACAGCCTGCACCAAGGTCCAGATGACGCCCACCAAGGACTGCTCAACAAAATCTGTGGTGTCGAAACCGATATCGTAAATCATCCCAGGAGGGAAGTCCTGAGACAGCTCCTCCATGGTCGCTTTGACGCCCCGCGCGACCTCTAGTGCATTACTCCCTGGAATCTGGACAATTCCTAGACCCACTGCCTCATTACCGCGAAATCGCAGGAAGGTACTGTAGTTTTCTGCCCCTAGCTCGGCCCGCCCAACGTCAGAAAGCTTAACCAGATTGCCGCTGTCACCTGTGGCAATCACCAAATCTTCGAATTCAGAGACGTTTCTAAGCTGGCTAATCGCCCGCAGATCAAGCTGAAACTGCTGTGTGCTATCGATAGGAGGCTGACCAATCTGCCCTGCTCCCACCTGAATGTTTTGCTCTTGGAGCGCATCAACCACATCTTGAGCCGTAAGGTTGCGGCTGGCTAGGCGATTAGGGTCCAGCCACAGCCGCATCGCATACTTTCGTTCTCCAAAAATCTGAACGTTGCCGACCCCGTCGACGCTTTTAAGGGCGTTAACAACATAAAGATCGGCATAATTGCTCAAGAACGTACTGTCGTATTCTTTCGTGTCACTGTAGAGCCCGAAACCCAGCAGAAAATTACTGGACTCCTTGCTGACGCTAACCCCTGTTTGCAGCACCGTATCTGGAAGCTGTGGCTCTGCTAGGGACACACGATTTTGGACATCAACGGCTGCAATATCTTGATCGCGGGTGGACTCAAAGGTCGCAGTAATCGAACTGGTGCCGTCGTTGCTGCTGCTGGAAGTGATGTAGCGCAGTCCTTCAGCCCCGTTAATCTCCCGCTCTAAAATGGTGGTAACCGCATCTTCAACCGTCTGGGCATCGGCCCCAATGTAGTTTGCCCTCACGTTCACTTGCTTGGGGCTGATATCAGGGTATTGAGCAACCGGTAGCGTCGGAATACACACCAATCCCATCAACAGAATAATTAAGGCACAGACCGTGGTGAAAACCGGACGTTTGATGAAAAAGTTGACGAGCATGGGAATTACTCTGACTGGGCTTCAATCGGGGCACCGTCCGACAAATTAAGGATGCCAGAAGTGACAATGGTTTCTCCTGGTCGAAGGCCTTCAATAACTTGATAGCTGTTGCCCTGAATCTTACCCAGCTCTACAGCACGTTGACTGGCGACCAGGCCCTCAGGCTCATCTTCCGGCGGTTCGGCGACGAAGACAAAGGTCTCTCCCCCAAGTCGAGAGACAGCAGAAGTTGGAACCAGCACTCCAGTTCGTTTTTGCCAAATCACGGTACCAGAGACCCGCTGGGCATCTTGGAGCTGGCCGTTGTTGCGAAAGCTGGCCGTAGCCAAAACAGATTGGGTCGCGGCATTGGCGGTAGGAGAGATAAAGCTGATGTTACCTGTGGCAAGAGTCCGGTCATTTTGAAATGAGCGCACTTCCACAGGTAGGCCGACCTGTAGCTGGTTGCGGCGCTCCAGGGGAATCGATAGCTTCACC from Acaryochloris thomasi RCC1774 includes these protein-coding regions:
- a CDS encoding efflux RND transporter permease subunit → MLVNFFIKRPVFTTVCALIILLMGLVCIPTLPVAQYPDISPKQVNVRANYIGADAQTVEDAVTTILEREINGAEGLRYITSSSSNDGTSSITATFESTRDQDIAAVDVQNRVSLAEPQLPDTVLQTGVSVSKESSNFLLGFGLYSDTKEYDSTFLSNYADLYVVNALKSVDGVGNVQIFGERKYAMRLWLDPNRLASRNLTAQDVVDALQEQNIQVGAGQIGQPPIDSTQQFQLDLRAISQLRNVSEFEDLVIATGDSGNLVKLSDVGRAELGAENYSTFLRFRGNEAVGLGIVQIPGSNALEVARGVKATMEELSQDFPPGMIYDIGFDTTDFVEQSLVGVIWTLVQAVGLVVLVIFVFLQDWRTTIIPAITIPISLIGTFAFIKIFGFSINSLTLFGLTLATGMVVDDAIVIVEDISDRIQNRGMDPKLAALEAMKELTGAVIATSLVLMAVFIPVAFFPGTTGALYRQFALTIAFAIAVSTFNALTLTPTLSGLLLRRNATLPDWLGWLRWGFRQFNRFLDSMRRVYGRSLQWMNRFKYLVLAIFAALLALTAWLYQTVPSAFLPDEDQGYFITLVRGPEGVSLNYTSDVMRQIEEKLLPIPEVRATFAVGGFGFSGSTANSGIIFTTLKPWSERKDPEKSALAIIGRVQGELSQISEANILPLNPPSIQGLGSFGGFQFQLQDRRGNLEISQLVENMGALLGAANQRPEIAAAFSTYAANTPQIEVDINRDQAKSLQVDIDDIFNTLQTYLGSQFVNNFTLGRRTYRVYVQADEQFRSNPEDINNLYVRSNDDQIIPLSNLVTTTTQTGAQTINHYNLNRSIEINGIPAPGASSGQVIKAMETVADQTLPPGLGYEWSGTSLEEIESGGQAAIIFGLGLFLVFLVLAAQYESFVDPTIIMLSVPLAVLGALIAQSIRGLPNDVYCQIGLVMLIGLASKNSILIVEFANLLREQGLPIRKAAFEAAQQRLRPILMTAISTLIGIFPLVIASGAGAASRRSLGTAVFGGMFIATFLSLFVVPILYIVIKGLVDHIRPRHPDSDRPALEPSPTSTGASQR